A genomic region of Myxosarcina sp. GI1 contains the following coding sequences:
- a CDS encoding allophycocyanin yields the protein MSIVTKSIVNADAEARYLSPGELERIKSFVTTGESRLRIAQTLTESRERIVKQAGDRLFQKRPDVVSPGGNAYGEEMTATCLRDMDYYLRLITYGVVAGDVTPIEEIGLVGAREMYKSLGTDVGAMAQSIREMKDVATSMMSADDQNEAASYFDYVIGAMQ from the coding sequence ATGAGTATTGTCACGAAATCAATCGTGAATGCCGATGCTGAAGCTCGTTACCTGAGCCCAGGCGAACTAGAAAGAATCAAGTCTTTTGTTACTACTGGCGAAAGCCGTCTGCGTATCGCTCAAACTCTAACCGAGTCTAGAGAACGCATTGTCAAGCAAGCTGGCGATCGACTATTTCAAAAACGTCCCGACGTTGTTTCTCCAGGCGGTAACGCTTACGGTGAAGAAATGACAGCAACTTGTTTGCGGGATATGGATTACTACCTGCGTCTGATCACTTATGGTGTAGTTGCAGGAGACGTTACTCCTATTGAAGAAATTGGTTTGGTTGGTGCGCGGGAGATGTACAAATCTCTTGGAACCGATGTCGGTGCTATGGCTCAAAGCATTCGTGAAATGAAAGACGTAGCAACTTCGATGATGTCGGCTGACGACCAAAACGAAGCAGCTTCTTACTTCGACTACGTTATTGGGGCTATGCAGTAG
- a CDS encoding TIGR00297 family protein, which yields MLTEINWYNPWFLALALNSLLLAIAWILPKKLLTPAGYIHAWVLGVIVWATLGWRGYSVVMFYFLAGSLMTRLGMKQKEAKGIAEKRSGMRGPENVWGSALTAAICAILSLFFASPVKELLILAYAASFATKLSDTTASEIGKAYGKHTFLVTTLKPVPQGTEGAVSWEGTIAGVVASLVIAIVAWVIGLIEPIGIVWCAIAAFIATTIESLIGATLQPKFAWLTNEIVNFINTIIGAIAAIGLAVVYAYTIG from the coding sequence ATGCTGACTGAAATTAATTGGTATAATCCTTGGTTTCTTGCTCTAGCCTTAAATAGTCTCCTTTTGGCGATCGCCTGGATTTTGCCGAAAAAGTTATTAACTCCAGCTGGCTACATTCACGCCTGGGTTTTGGGAGTAATAGTTTGGGCAACTTTGGGCTGGCGGGGATACAGCGTAGTAATGTTTTATTTTTTAGCTGGTTCGCTAATGACTCGCCTGGGGATGAAGCAAAAAGAAGCCAAAGGCATAGCCGAAAAACGTTCTGGAATGCGGGGTCCCGAAAATGTTTGGGGATCGGCACTGACAGCAGCTATCTGCGCCATATTGAGTTTATTTTTCGCCTCTCCAGTTAAAGAATTATTAATTTTGGCTTATGCAGCCAGTTTTGCTACCAAGCTTTCCGATACTACGGCTAGCGAAATAGGCAAAGCTTATGGCAAACACACTTTTTTAGTTACGACTTTAAAACCCGTTCCCCAGGGTACGGAAGGGGCAGTAAGTTGGGAAGGTACCATCGCTGGTGTAGTAGCTTCGTTAGTTATTGCTATTGTCGCCTGGGTGATTGGACTTATCGAGCCTATTGGTATTGTCTGGTGTGCGATCGCCGCATTTATTGCCACCACTATCGAAAGTTTAATTGGTGCGACACTACAACCCAAGTTTGCCTGGCTGACTAATGAAATAGTTAATTTTATTAATACTATTATTGGCGCGATCGCCGCTATCGGATTGGCAGTTGTTTATGCTTACACAATTGGCTAG
- the apcB gene encoding allophycocyanin subunit beta — MQDAITSVINSADVQGKYLDGSAMDKLKNYFQTGGLRVRAASVISANAASIVKEAVAKSLLYSDVTRPGGNMYTTRRYAACIRDLDYYLRYSTYAMLAGDPSILDERVLNGLKETYNSLGVPVSSTVQAIQAMKEVTASLVGADAGKEMGVYFDYICSGLS, encoded by the coding sequence ATGCAAGACGCAATTACCTCTGTTATTAATTCCGCTGACGTTCAAGGCAAGTATCTCGATGGTTCTGCCATGGACAAGCTCAAAAACTATTTTCAAACTGGCGGACTGCGCGTTCGTGCAGCCAGCGTAATCAGTGCTAATGCAGCGAGTATTGTCAAAGAAGCAGTAGCTAAATCTCTACTGTATTCTGATGTTACTCGTCCTGGCGGAAATATGTATACTACTCGTCGCTATGCAGCCTGCATCCGCGACTTGGATTATTATCTTCGCTATTCTACTTACGCTATGTTGGCTGGCGATCCCTCGATCCTAGACGAGCGCGTACTCAACGGTTTGAAAGAAACCTATAACTCTTTAGGCGTACCTGTTTCTTCTACAGTTCAAGCCATCCAGGCTATGAAAGAAGTAACTGCTAGCTTAGTTGGTGCTGATGCTGGTAAAGAAATGGGCGTTTACTTTGACTACATTTGCTCTGGCTTGAGCTAA
- the yccX gene encoding acylphosphatase, which produces MKKVRAIVSGRVQGVGFRMSTQSKAKQIGVAGYVRNLASGEVEIVAAGEAEPVNELLTWAEMGPPSAVVNDLQVECLADDEEFKGFEIRR; this is translated from the coding sequence ATGAAAAAGGTTAGAGCAATAGTTTCGGGTAGGGTACAAGGTGTAGGTTTTAGAATGTCTACTCAAAGTAAAGCCAAGCAAATTGGCGTTGCTGGATACGTGCGAAACTTAGCCAGTGGAGAGGTAGAAATTGTGGCTGCAGGAGAAGCAGAGCCAGTAAATGAACTTTTAACCTGGGCTGAGATGGGACCACCATCGGCTGTAGTTAATGATTTGCAGGTCGAATGTTTAGCCGATGATGAAGAATTTAAAGGTTTTGAAATTCGTAGGTAA
- a CDS encoding phycobilisome linker polypeptide produces MRMFKVTACVPSQSRIRTQRELQNTYFTKLVPYDNWFREQQRIMKMGGKIMKVELATGKQGMNTGLS; encoded by the coding sequence ATGAGAATGTTTAAAGTTACTGCTTGCGTTCCTAGCCAGTCCAGGATTCGTACGCAAAGAGAGTTACAAAACACCTACTTTACCAAACTCGTTCCCTACGATAACTGGTTCCGCGAACAGCAGCGCATCATGAAAATGGGCGGCAAAATTATGAAAGTAGAGCTAGCTACGGGCAAGCAAGGAATGAACACGGGCTTATCATAA
- a CDS encoding type II toxin-antitoxin system HicB family antitoxin codes for MRYQVRLKQSEEGYAVWCPGLPGCWSQGETEAEALENIKDAISAYLATVEELNKDTDARYVEVG; via the coding sequence ATGCGTTACCAAGTCAGACTAAAACAAAGCGAAGAAGGATATGCAGTTTGGTGTCCTGGTTTACCTGGTTGTTGGTCGCAGGGAGAAACAGAAGCAGAGGCTTTAGAAAATATTAAAGATGCGATCAGTGCTTATTTAGCGACAGTCGAGGAATTGAATAAAGACACAGATGCTCGATATGTGGAAGTAGGATAA
- a CDS encoding type II toxin-antitoxin system HicA family toxin: MPKLPGINHQRAVKAFEKAGFRIVRQGKHITMTNDTRVIVIPRANPVNAYTMAGIVKDAGLTIEEFKQLL; the protein is encoded by the coding sequence ATGCCAAAGCTTCCAGGTATTAATCACCAAAGAGCCGTTAAGGCTTTTGAAAAAGCTGGTTTTAGAATCGTGCGACAGGGTAAACATATTACCATGACTAACGACACTCGCGTTATTGTCATTCCTAGAGCCAATCCTGTAAATGCTTATACAATGGCTGGAATTGTTAAAGATGCTGGTTTGACAATTGAAGAGTTTAAACAGCTTTTATAA
- a CDS encoding class I fructose-bisphosphate aldolase: MTATFSAPKSIASWLGDEAENLLTYEAKVSQEMLHLPGADFVDRIFSKSDRNPQVLRSLQQLYSTGRLANTGYLSILPVDQGIEHSGAASFAPNPIYFDPENIVKLALEGGCNAVATTLGVLGMVSRKYAHHIPFIVKLNHNELLTYPNASDQIMFGSVEQAWNLGAVAIGATIYFGSEGSARQIQEVSKAFARAHELGMATILWCYLRNNAFKQDKDYHLAADLTGQANHLGVTIEADIIKQKLPECNGGYTAVAKATGNKYGRTHDKVYSELTSDHPIDLTRYQVLNCYAGRSGLINSGGASGDNDFATAVRTAVINKRAGGCGLISGRKTFQRPMDEGVKLFHAIQDVYLSEDVTIA; encoded by the coding sequence ATGACTGCTACTTTTTCTGCACCCAAATCCATTGCTTCCTGGCTCGGAGATGAAGCCGAAAATTTGCTAACTTATGAAGCAAAAGTCTCCCAAGAGATGCTGCACTTACCAGGCGCTGATTTTGTCGATCGCATTTTTAGCAAAAGCGATCGCAACCCTCAAGTATTACGTAGTTTGCAACAGCTATACTCTACAGGCAGATTGGCAAACACGGGATATCTATCTATTTTGCCCGTCGATCAAGGTATCGAACACTCTGGCGCAGCTTCTTTTGCACCAAACCCAATTTATTTCGATCCAGAAAATATTGTTAAATTAGCACTGGAAGGCGGTTGCAATGCCGTTGCTACTACTTTGGGTGTTTTGGGTATGGTGTCTCGCAAATATGCCCACCATATTCCCTTTATCGTCAAACTCAATCACAACGAACTGCTAACCTATCCCAACGCTTCGGATCAGATTATGTTTGGCAGCGTCGAACAAGCTTGGAACTTAGGCGCAGTTGCCATCGGCGCGACGATTTATTTTGGTTCGGAAGGTTCTGCCAGACAAATACAGGAAGTTAGTAAAGCTTTTGCCCGCGCCCACGAACTAGGCATGGCAACTATTCTCTGGTGCTATTTACGCAATAATGCCTTCAAACAAGATAAAGACTATCATTTAGCTGCCGATCTTACAGGACAAGCCAACCATCTAGGCGTAACTATAGAGGCAGATATTATCAAGCAAAAGCTACCCGAATGCAATGGGGGTTATACCGCAGTTGCTAAAGCCACTGGTAATAAATACGGCAGAACTCACGATAAAGTGTATAGCGAACTAACTAGCGACCACCCGATCGATTTGACTCGCTATCAGGTTCTCAACTGTTATGCAGGACGTAGCGGTTTGATTAACTCTGGTGGTGCTTCTGGTGACAATGACTTTGCTACTGCCGTTCGTACTGCGGTAATTAATAAACGCGCAGGGGGTTGCGGTTTGATCTCTGGTAGAAAAACCTTCCAGCGTCCGATGGATGAAGGGGTCAAACTATTCCACGCCATTCAGGATGTTTATCTATCTGAAGATGTGACTATTGCTTGA
- a CDS encoding phycobilisome rod-core linker polypeptide — protein sequence MSVTASGGSSLARPQLYQTVTVSTILQAEQQDRFLERGELRELTEYYKSGAKRLEIAQTITNNADLIVSRAANRIFSGGSPMSYLEKPEDVEEMAVASPSGNTNVQGEVISYVEKKEDKNDSSGIFGSLRSLFSGGSGPVPPGFRPISVSQYGPGNMQKSLRDMAWFLRYISYAIVAGDPNILTVNVRGLREVIENACSTDATVVALQEMRAAAKKYFQRDEESTEIITRYFDLVIKEFKAPTPSTKLRQRPSSDLQGLELPQSYFNASERRQKFVMKPGLSTSEKLAVIKAAYRQIFERDITRAYGQSISYLESQVKNGDISMKEFVRRLCKSPLYRKQFFEPFINSRALELAFRHILGRGPSSREEVQDYFSIVSEGGLSALVDALVDSKEYADYFGEETVPYLRGLGQEAQECRNWGMQQDLFNYSAPYRKVPQFVTTFAQYNRPLPDQHVYGSGNDPLEIQFGAIFPKETRNPSTSPAPFNKDTKRLLIHRGAGIDNQNSNPGARGKFPGSLGAKVFRLNNELPGASNGSSVKYAESTTQAVIRACYRQVFGRDVYDGQRLKQAEIKLENGDISVREFIKILAKSDVFRNLYWSSLYVVKAIEYMHRRLLGRPTYGRKEMNSYFDLASKKGFYAVVDAMIDSTEYVEAFGEDTVPYERYLTPAGVQLRKFRPGAIESGIGAKVEKVETPRFVELGQVSTSRTEPEVKQRIQQGVRAKREQQKIFKLTTTVDKVAVKNAIAAAYRQIFERDINPYVVQTQFSILESRLGNGEINVKEFIEGLGCSELYIREFYTPYPNTKAIELGTKHFLGRAPLNQKEIQKYNQILASQGIRAFVGAMVNCMEYLQVFGEDTVPYRRYPTLPAANFPNTEKLYQRLTKQSDDIVIPSFGPTKFKI from the coding sequence ATGAGTGTAACGGCAAGTGGTGGCAGTTCATTAGCCCGTCCTCAACTTTATCAAACAGTTACGGTATCTACAATTCTGCAAGCAGAACAGCAAGACCGTTTCTTAGAAAGAGGCGAACTTAGAGAATTAACAGAATATTATAAATCTGGGGCAAAACGCTTGGAAATTGCCCAAACTATAACCAACAACGCCGACCTAATCGTTTCTCGGGCGGCAAATCGAATTTTTTCTGGCGGTTCTCCTATGTCTTATTTAGAGAAACCAGAAGATGTAGAAGAAATGGCTGTGGCTTCTCCCAGCGGCAATACCAATGTCCAGGGAGAAGTAATATCTTATGTTGAAAAAAAAGAAGATAAAAACGATAGCAGCGGTATTTTCGGTTCTTTGCGCTCCTTATTTAGCGGTGGTTCGGGTCCAGTGCCGCCAGGTTTTAGACCGATAAGCGTCAGTCAATACGGACCTGGCAATATGCAAAAATCTTTGCGAGATATGGCATGGTTTTTGCGTTATATCAGCTACGCGATCGTGGCGGGCGATCCAAACATTTTGACAGTTAACGTCAGAGGACTGAGGGAAGTAATCGAAAATGCCTGTTCTACTGATGCTACAGTAGTAGCTCTACAGGAAATGCGAGCGGCGGCTAAAAAATACTTTCAAAGAGACGAAGAAAGTACAGAAATCATTACTCGTTATTTCGATTTAGTAATCAAAGAATTTAAAGCACCCACACCTTCAACCAAACTGCGTCAGCGTCCTTCAAGCGATTTGCAGGGTTTGGAGTTACCTCAAAGTTACTTTAATGCTTCTGAAAGACGACAAAAGTTTGTCATGAAGCCTGGTTTATCTACCAGCGAAAAACTGGCAGTAATTAAGGCAGCCTATAGGCAGATTTTCGAGCGAGACATTACTCGCGCCTACGGACAGTCTATTTCTTATCTGGAATCCCAGGTTAAAAACGGCGATATTTCGATGAAAGAGTTCGTGCGCCGCTTGTGTAAATCGCCTCTATACCGCAAACAGTTTTTCGAGCCGTTTATCAATAGTCGCGCCTTAGAACTGGCTTTTCGTCACATACTAGGTCGCGGTCCTTCCTCTCGCGAAGAAGTACAGGATTATTTCTCTATCGTTTCTGAAGGTGGACTATCGGCTCTAGTAGATGCTTTAGTAGATTCTAAAGAATACGCTGACTACTTTGGGGAAGAAACGGTTCCTTACCTACGCGGTTTGGGACAAGAAGCCCAAGAGTGTCGCAACTGGGGCATGCAGCAAGATCTGTTTAACTACAGCGCGCCCTATCGTAAAGTTCCTCAATTTGTTACTACTTTCGCGCAGTATAATCGCCCTCTACCAGACCAACATGTTTATGGTTCGGGCAACGATCCGCTAGAAATTCAGTTTGGGGCAATTTTCCCGAAAGAAACTCGCAATCCCAGCACTAGTCCCGCACCGTTTAATAAAGACACCAAGCGTCTGTTAATTCACCGAGGTGCGGGTATTGACAACCAAAATAGCAATCCTGGCGCGAGAGGAAAATTCCCAGGATCTTTGGGAGCTAAGGTATTTCGTCTCAACAACGAACTACCAGGAGCGAGTAATGGCAGTAGCGTAAAATATGCCGAAAGCACTACTCAAGCTGTAATACGCGCCTGCTATCGTCAGGTATTCGGACGAGATGTTTATGACGGACAGCGTTTAAAACAAGCAGAAATTAAGCTGGAAAACGGCGATATCAGCGTTCGCGAGTTCATCAAGATTTTAGCCAAATCTGATGTCTTCCGTAATCTCTATTGGTCTTCTTTGTATGTAGTTAAAGCTATAGAATACATGCATCGTCGCCTCTTGGGTCGTCCTACTTATGGTCGTAAAGAGATGAACTCTTACTTCGATCTGGCATCGAAAAAAGGATTCTATGCTGTAGTCGATGCGATGATCGACAGCACCGAGTACGTCGAAGCCTTTGGCGAAGATACCGTTCCTTACGAGCGTTATTTAACACCTGCGGGCGTACAGTTGCGTAAATTCCGTCCTGGCGCGATCGAATCGGGAATTGGAGCGAAAGTTGAGAAAGTAGAAACTCCTCGCTTTGTCGAACTCGGACAGGTTTCTACAAGCCGCACCGAGCCTGAAGTCAAACAACGCATTCAGCAAGGTGTAAGAGCCAAACGGGAACAGCAGAAAATCTTTAAGCTCACTACTACGGTAGATAAGGTAGCTGTAAAAAATGCGATCGCCGCAGCTTATCGTCAGATTTTCGAGCGAGACATCAATCCTTATGTAGTGCAAACTCAGTTCTCAATTTTAGAAAGTCGTCTGGGTAACGGAGAAATTAACGTTAAAGAATTTATTGAAGGTTTGGGTTGTTCCGAACTATACATTCGAGAATTCTATACTCCTTATCCCAACACTAAAGCGATCGAATTAGGAACCAAGCATTTCTTAGGACGCGCTCCTTTAAACCAGAAAGAAATCCAAAAATACAACCAGATTTTGGCTTCTCAGGGAATTCGCGCTTTTGTCGGTGCGATGGTCAACTGTATGGAATACCTACAGGTATTTGGCGAAGATACCGTTCCCTATCGTCGCTATCCAACCTTACCCGCAGCCAATTTCCCCAACACAGAGAAGCTATATCAAAGATTGACCAAGCAAAGCGACGATATTGTCATTCCTAGCTTTGGACCTACTAAATTCAAAATTTAG
- a CDS encoding PAS domain S-box protein yields MENQQLSLLQQISLEEWRNTPVNVKHLLISSLTNAVRSESESYLVRLLDEIQIGIAVCNATEQIVYLNRSGRLLLESDRPAKFAPEQFNTAFQVYCQDTQELYSIALLSTKALAGEQAFADNLEIRCGDRQIPIEVLATPIFDSHERVTYAIVSFYKISDRQSKELEQQIQRERALNRVLQTIRNSLDLNTVFATATEETARLLKILHCCVVQYLPQLGVWRHLAEFRCDPNTSTAIGIDIPDAGNPFAEQLKDLQIVRIENASKLDDEINQKLAATFPGAWLLIPLTIEGTLWGSLTISTTQQPHIWHDSQVKIAQAVANQLEIAIGQANLYQQAQLEIAERRRVEIALRESEAKFQNMAANVPGVILRYVLCPDGSDAITYISPGGYSLWEIETPQILADSTVLWEMVYPEDLQSLIKSIENSGKNLQPWSSSWRIITPSGQTKWLQGAGKPTKQANGDIIWDTLIQDISERIFSEAAIKRENAFRQQILENMSEGLCVHYELKDAPFVRFTLWNRQMQAITGYTLEEINLLGWFDVLHPDSETRDRAIASYQRMLLEEDLFAGECEIRHKDGQLRTVSISASFLTNHNGLTHVLLIIQDITERKQAERQLIASENKFRAIFERAAVGIVYASLENQGNPKILACNPRFCEMLGYTAAELSQLTAVDITHPDDREHFDRPKLFSGEIPRFILEKRYRRKDGTVMWANTTVTILEGEPEQPLKTVTVIEDISERKQAETDLRESEARYRLVTENMNDLVCLHELKGSYLYVSPSCQTLLGYSPEEMLGKDPYSFFHPEDGDRIYQEHSDAIKGNPQPVTYRMRHKTGSYIWFETLTKPIKDDSGQVIRLQTTSRDVSERVRAQHQLKHEALHDTLTGLPNRTLLMERLELAINRVKRSEQHSFAILFLDLDRFKIINDSLGHLAGDRLLITVAQKLQTILRATDLAARLGGDEFVVLLEDIEGIQEAVNITKRIFAKLQTPLILEGREVYTTPSIGIVLGDSSYRQATDLLRDADIAMYRAKNKGKARYEIFNTEMHVRVLERLHLESDLRKAVEKQEFILYYQQLVDLNTRKLIGFEALIRWQHPTQGLKTPKEFITVAEETGLIAAIDSWALQTACRQLAAWQIAFPNFSNLRVSVNLSSPDLQTKHFLENIDRILQQTDLDGQFLNLEITESMLIDNVDCTITLLKQLQTRGIQISIDDFGTGYSSLSYLHRLPINTLKIDRSFVSAMKEGDKNHQIVKTITALSNQLEIDTIAEGIEIPYQLETLKNLGCKFGQGYLFSQPLSQAEAEALLASAS; encoded by the coding sequence ATGGAAAACCAGCAGCTTTCTTTGCTGCAACAAATTTCTCTAGAAGAGTGGAGAAATACACCAGTAAATGTCAAACATTTGTTAATATCATCGCTTACTAATGCAGTTCGCTCAGAAAGCGAAAGCTATTTAGTTCGATTACTAGATGAGATACAGATTGGAATTGCTGTTTGTAATGCGACAGAACAAATAGTTTATCTCAACCGTAGTGGACGTTTGTTACTAGAGAGCGATCGCCCTGCAAAATTCGCTCCAGAGCAATTCAATACTGCCTTTCAAGTTTACTGTCAAGATACTCAAGAACTTTATTCCATAGCCCTACTAAGTACAAAAGCACTAGCTGGAGAACAAGCATTTGCCGATAACTTAGAAATACGCTGCGGCGATCGCCAAATTCCTATAGAAGTTTTAGCCACACCAATATTCGACAGCCATGAGCGAGTAACTTATGCCATTGTTTCCTTTTATAAAATAAGCGATCGCCAAAGTAAAGAATTGGAGCAGCAAATTCAACGCGAACGCGCTCTCAATCGAGTTCTTCAAACTATCCGTAACTCACTTGACTTAAATACTGTATTTGCCACCGCTACAGAAGAAACGGCTCGACTCTTAAAAATTTTACATTGTTGTGTGGTGCAATATTTACCACAACTAGGAGTCTGGCGGCATCTTGCAGAATTTCGCTGCGATCCGAACACTTCAACGGCAATAGGAATTGATATTCCCGATGCAGGAAATCCATTTGCAGAGCAACTCAAAGATTTACAAATCGTACGTATAGAAAATGCCTCCAAGTTAGATGACGAAATTAACCAAAAACTGGCAGCAACTTTTCCTGGAGCCTGGCTGTTAATTCCCCTAACTATTGAAGGTACTTTATGGGGCAGCTTAACAATCTCAACTACACAGCAACCCCACATCTGGCACGATAGCCAAGTAAAAATAGCCCAAGCTGTTGCCAATCAATTAGAAATAGCTATTGGGCAAGCTAATCTCTATCAGCAAGCTCAATTAGAAATAGCAGAACGCCGCCGAGTGGAAATAGCGTTAAGAGAGAGCGAAGCTAAATTTCAAAATATGGCAGCTAATGTACCAGGTGTAATTCTGCGCTATGTGCTTTGTCCTGATGGCTCTGATGCAATAACCTACATTAGCCCAGGCGGTTATAGTCTTTGGGAGATAGAAACTCCGCAGATTCTAGCAGATAGCACTGTACTCTGGGAGATGGTTTACCCTGAAGACTTACAGAGTCTCATAAAATCGATCGAAAATTCGGGGAAGAATCTACAACCTTGGAGTAGTAGCTGGCGAATTATAACACCATCGGGACAGACAAAATGGCTGCAAGGAGCGGGTAAACCTACAAAACAGGCTAATGGCGACATTATCTGGGATACATTAATCCAAGATATAAGCGAACGCATCTTTTCCGAAGCAGCAATTAAGCGAGAAAATGCTTTCCGTCAGCAAATTTTGGAAAACATGTCCGAAGGATTATGCGTCCACTATGAACTGAAGGACGCTCCTTTTGTTCGCTTTACGCTCTGGAATCGTCAAATGCAAGCAATTACGGGTTACACCCTAGAAGAAATTAACCTTCTGGGATGGTTTGATGTCTTACATCCCGATTCAGAAACTCGCGATAGAGCGATCGCAAGTTATCAAAGGATGCTACTTGAAGAAGACCTTTTCGCTGGGGAATGTGAAATTAGGCATAAAGATGGACAACTACGTACAGTCTCAATTTCAGCCTCATTCTTAACAAATCACAATGGACTAACCCACGTTCTACTCATAATCCAAGATATTACCGAACGCAAACAAGCCGAGCGACAATTAATTGCTAGTGAAAATAAATTTCGTGCTATTTTCGAGCGTGCTGCTGTAGGAATTGTTTATGCTTCGTTAGAAAATCAGGGAAATCCAAAAATATTAGCTTGCAATCCTCGTTTTTGTGAAATGCTCGGCTATACTGCTGCGGAGTTATCTCAACTTACAGCCGTAGATATTACCCATCCAGATGACCGAGAACATTTCGATCGACCCAAGTTATTTAGCGGCGAAATTCCCCGCTTTATCTTAGAGAAACGCTATCGTCGTAAAGATGGAACGGTGATGTGGGCTAATACGACTGTGACCATATTAGAAGGTGAACCCGAACAGCCATTAAAAACGGTAACAGTAATTGAAGATATCAGCGAACGCAAGCAAGCCGAAACCGATCTGCGCGAAAGTGAAGCTCGTTATCGACTGGTGACGGAAAATATGAACGACCTGGTATGTTTGCATGAGTTAAAAGGTTCGTATCTATACGTTAGTCCCTCTTGTCAAACCCTGCTAGGCTATTCTCCAGAAGAAATGTTAGGGAAAGACCCCTATAGCTTTTTTCATCCAGAAGATGGCGATCGCATTTACCAAGAACACTCGGATGCGATTAAGGGAAATCCCCAGCCCGTTACTTATCGAATGCGCCATAAAACTGGTAGCTATATCTGGTTTGAAACCCTAACTAAACCAATTAAAGATGATAGCGGTCAAGTTATCAGGTTACAGACAACCTCCCGCGATGTGTCCGAACGCGTTCGGGCTCAACATCAGTTAAAACATGAGGCTCTACACGATACTCTAACAGGCTTGCCCAATCGTACTCTGTTGATGGAACGCTTAGAATTAGCCATTAATCGTGTTAAACGTTCGGAACAACATAGCTTTGCAATTTTATTTCTCGATCTGGATCGATTTAAAATTATTAACGATAGTTTAGGTCATTTGGCAGGCGATCGCTTGCTAATTACTGTCGCTCAAAAGCTGCAAACTATTTTAAGAGCGACGGATCTAGCGGCGCGTCTGGGGGGAGATGAGTTTGTCGTTCTTTTAGAAGACATTGAAGGAATTCAAGAAGCCGTAAATATTACCAAGCGAATTTTTGCCAAACTGCAAACGCCTCTAATCCTAGAAGGACGAGAAGTATATACTACCCCTAGTATTGGTATAGTGTTGGGGGATAGCAGTTATAGACAGGCAACCGATCTTTTGCGAGATGCTGATATTGCTATGTATCGGGCAAAAAATAAAGGAAAAGCTCGATATGAAATTTTTAATACGGAAATGCACGTTCGAGTTTTAGAGCGACTGCATCTAGAAAGCGATTTGCGAAAAGCAGTCGAAAAACAAGAATTTATACTTTATTATCAACAGTTAGTTGACTTAAATACCAGAAAACTTATAGGATTTGAGGCACTTATCCGCTGGCAACATCCCACTCAAGGGTTAAAAACTCCCAAAGAATTTATTACCGTAGCCGAAGAAACAGGACTTATTGCGGCGATCGATTCCTGGGCGCTTCAAACGGCTTGCAGGCAACTGGCAGCATGGCAAATAGCTTTCCCCAATTTTTCTAATCTTAGAGTAAGTGTCAATCTTTCGTCGCCAGACTTACAAACCAAACATTTTCTAGAAAATATCGATCGCATCCTTCAGCAAACTGATTTGGATGGTCAGTTTCTAAACTTGGAAATAACAGAAAGTATGTTAATCGATAATGTGGATTGTACAATTACCTTACTCAAACAATTGCAAACACGAGGCATTCAAATCAGTATTGACGATTTTGGTACGGGATATTCTTCATTAAGCTACCTCCACCGCCTACCAATAAATACCCTCAAGATAGATCGTTCTTTTGTCAGTGCCATGAAAGAGGGAGATAAAAATCATCAAATTGTAAAAACTATTACCGCTCTAAGTAACCAATTAGAAATTGATACGATTGCTGAAGGAATTGAAATACCATACCAACTAGAAACATTAAAGAACCTCGGTTGTAAGTTCGGTCAAGGTTATCTTTTTTCGCAGCCTTTGAGTCAAGCAGAAGCAGAAGCACTTTTGGCTAGTGCAAGCTAG